The sequence GCTGCGAAGCGATAAGGTCCATATGCTGCGCCTGCTGATTCAGGGCCATGGACAGCTCGCGGTTGATGGTCAGCAGTGAACTGATGGCGGAGGGCAAGCTTCCGCTTTGTTCCGCCAGCAGCTCCGTTTTTTCCAGCGCCTGTTCCGCTTCCCGCTGGCGCAGGCTGTTGATATTGCTGCGTAACCCCTGCAGCAGAGTATCCAGGCGGTCATGACGTTTTTTATACAGTTCGGCGCGCAGGCGGGACAGCTCCTGACGGCTGCTGGCGGAGAGCTGCGCCAGCTCCAGCTCGTCAACCCGGCTTTTACGCAGCGTGGACTCCGCCTGCAGCGCGGCTAACTGCGCTTGCCCCAGCGGGGTGGTCGGCGATCCCAGCGACTGGATGCGGCTTTCGATCTCACTGAGCGAGCGGCTGGCTTCGGTTTGCTGCTGAGGAAGCTGCCCCAGAGAATCGCTGATCTCCCGCAGCCGTTCCTGCTCCTGCTGAAGCTGGCGGGCCTGCTCCAAAAGCTGGCTGCTGGTTTGCAGGATCTGCTGTTCGAGATCGTTGACGGATTGATTCTCCGCGATGCTCGACGGTTTCTCATCTTCCGCCGTTATCTGTCGGCGGAGTTCCTGCACCAACTTGGGAAAATCATCAATAACGCGTTGATACTGCGCCGCGCGCTCGCGTGACGCTTTACGCTCCTGCATGGCGTTCAGGGCGGACTGCAGCTCTTCGACGATTTCGGTCTGATCGGCGGCGCCTTTGTTCGCTTCCGCCTGCTGTAATTGCTGGCGTAACTGCGCCTCGCTGGGCACCGGAGCGGCCAATGAGGCGGTTGATAATAAACATCCCAGCAGAAAAGTGACAATCAGACGCACGTTCATTCTACCTTTCATTTACCACAATAACGGGGTGATTATTTACGGCGCCGCGGGGCTTCAACCCGGATGGTCCGTGGCGCCGGCGTTAGTATCCGCATCAGGGGATGCAAGCGGCGCGGACGTCTCTTCTATGGCGTCGTCCGTCCGTTCATTATCCCGCACTTGCGCGAAAGGTTCACCCACGCGGGTGACGCTCAGGCAACCGAGGTGGGCGGAAAACTGAATCCGGCTGGATGAGAACAGGTTGATCACCGTAGAGCCCAGCTTAAAGCGCCCCATTTCCTGGCCTTTCGCCAGTGCGACCGCGCCTTCCTCGCCCGCCTGCGGGTAGGTCCGGCGTTTGATGATGCCTTCTCGCGGCGGCGTCGCCACGCCCGCCCAGACGGTTTCAATACTGCCGACGATGGTGGCGCCGACCAGAATCTGCGCCAACGGGCCGAATTCGGTGTCGAACAGGCAGATAAGGCGCTCGTTGCGGGCAAACAGATTGGGCACGTTTTGCGCCGTCAGCAGATTGACGGAGAACAGATCCCCCGGCACATAAATCATTTCCCGCAGCACGCCGTCGCACGGCATATGGACGCGGTGATAGTCGCGCGGCGATAAATAGGTGGTGGCGAACAGGCCGTCGCGGAACAGGTCGGCCATGACGTAGTTGCCCGCCAGCAGCGCTTCCAGCGAATAATGGTGATTTTTGGCCTGAATCAGCTTGCCGTCGGCGATGGCGCCCAGCTGGGACAGCACGCCGTCGGCCGGCTGTACCAGCCGCTGCGCGTGAGCGTCCACCGGGCGGACGTCGGGGCGCAGCGGACGGACAAAAAACTCGTTGAAGGTGCGGTAAGCGGCGGTATCCGGCTGCTGCGCTTCCTGCATATTGACCTTGTAGTAGCGGACGAACAGATCGATCGCCAGCTTGGTGAGTTTGCCCGCCGGTTTATCCGCTCCCCAGCCGGCCAAACGGGTCAGCCAGATTTTGGGTAGCCAATACTGTAATTTGATTTTGATGCGATCCAGCACAGTGAGCCTCTTGGATTAGTGATGCGCCATAAAATAGGGGATAAAGGCGGCGCATTGTAGCGATGGATAAGATAAATGTCAGTTATCCGTATCGGAAAAGGTTTTACGCGTTTTTACCTGAGCCATGCTTTCCAGAATGCGATGGTAGTTATCAAAGCGCTCGGCGGCGATTTCACCGCGTTCCAGCGCCGCGTTAATCGCGCAGCCGGGGTCGTTCTCATGCCGGCAATCGCGGAATTTGCAACTGCCGATGTATTGGCGAAACTCAATGAAACCCTGGGTAATCTGATCGGGGTCCAGATGCCAGAGACCGAATTCCCGCACCCCGGGCGAGTCGATAACATCTCCGCCGTGCGGGAAATGATATAGCCGGGCGGCGGTGGTGGTATGCTGCCCCAGCCCCGAGTTATCCGAGACCTCGTTCACCAGAATACGTTCTTCTTCCAGCGCCAGCAGGGCGTTGAGCAGGCTGGATTTGCCGACCCCCGACTGTCCGGCGAAGATGCTGATGCGTCCGGTCAGCGCCTGCTCCAGCTCGATGATGCCCTGCTGCGTATGGCTTGAAACCATAATCACCGGATAGTTGAGGGCGCGGTAGATATCCATCAGGCCGTCGACGAAGCGCCGGGCTTCGTCATCCAGCAGATCGATCTTGTTGAGCACGATCAGCGGCTCGACCTCCAGCGTTTCGCAGGCGACCAGATAGCGATCGATGATATTGAGCGACAGCTCGGGAAGAATGGCGGAAACGATCACGATCTGATCGATATTGGCGGCGATCGGCTTCACGCCGTCATAGAAATCGGGACGGGTCAGCACCGAACGGCGCGGGTGAACTGCTTCCACAATGCCGCTGATGCCGGACAGGGTTTCATTGCCGGCGCGCCACACCACGCGGTCGCCGGTGACCAGCGATTTAATGGTGCGACGGATATTACAGCGATGCACCACGCCGTTTGCGGCTTCCACATCGGCATGCATACCGAATCGGCTGATGATAATGCCCTCCTGGGCCTCGCCCAGCTGGCTGTCTTCCCATTCGATCTTGCTTTCGGAATGCTTAAGGCGGCGCTGGTGATTAGCGCTGACCCGGCGTTGTTGACCTTTCGACAGTTTCTTTTTGCTCACTGAGCCTCACTTAAATACTATTATGATCGCCATGACGCTGTTTATCGCTCATGGAGATTGCAGCGACTATAATAACACCCTATTTGATTAATGCTGGTCACTTAAGCCTGGTGCTCGGGATTGACGCGCTATGGTCGTCAACCGGCGGGCAATGGCACAGGCTAAACAGGAATACCTACGATGGTAGATGAAAATAACCTAATCTGGATCGATCTTGAAATGACGGGATTGGATCCCGAGCGGGATCGCATTATTGAAATTGCAACGCTGGTGACGGACGCCAACCTCAACGTATTGGCCGAGGGGCCTGTTTTGGCGGTACACCAGCCGGACAGCCAACTGGCGCTGATGGACGACTGGAATGTGCGCACCCACGGCGCCAGCGGCTTGATTGACCGCGTTAAGGCCAGCAAGGTGGACGATCGCGCGGCGGAGTTGGAAACGCTGGCCTTTCTGCAAAAATGGGTGCCGGCGGGCAAATCGCCCATCTGCGGCAACAGCATCGGCCAGGATCGCCGTTTTCTGTTTCGCTATATGCCGGAACTGGAAGCTTACTTCCACTATCGCTATCTGGATGTCAGCACGCTGAAAGAGCTGGCGCGCCGCTGGAAACCGGAAATTCTGGCCGGTTTTAAAAAACAGGGCACCCACCAGGCGATGGATGATATCCGCGAGTCGCTGGCGGAGCTGGCTTATTACCGCGAACACTTTATTCAACTTTAGAGCGGTCTGGGCAGTATCAGAGGGCGTACGGCGAGTCGGCCGGGCGGGCAACCGGCCCGACGCGCCGTATGCTGATGGATGAACGTTTTAGCGCGGATTGCTCTTTTTATCGGCAGTCAGATGGTTTTTCCTATTCCGGGGCTTGCGGTCGAAAGGATATTTCGTATAATGCGCACCCCGTACCGATGCACAATTTGGTATCCGTACGCCACTTCCCGAGCGGGAATAGCTCAGTTGGTAGAGCACGACCTTGCCAAGGTCGGGGTCGCGAGTTCGAGTCTCGTTTCCCGCTCCAATTCTTTTCTATAGACATCCACTGATGTCTGTAGGTCTATGAAAAAAGAGCGAAAAGCTCTTTTTTTGTTTCCAGAGCAATCCATTGAAAACCACCCACGCCAAGCCTTTTTAAGGCCAGAATTGAGGCCAAAAAAACAGGGTGGCAATGCGTTGCGGATTGTTGCTGGGATCAAATAAAGGCAATGACAAGCATAGAACCTGAGTTTCAACCTGGGAACTCTTGTCATGGCACTTTCCGATCTGATTATCCGGCAGGCCAAAGCCAACGGTAAAACCTTTCATCTTCCTGATTGCGATGGCAGCCCTCTACGATTAGCACCTCACAACTCAAAGTGGACGTTTACGCTCATGTGTGCTGACGCGGTTGAAGCTAATCTGATCCTGTCCAGGCCGCTGCACGCCGGCGGGGCAATCGGCGTGCAGCGTAGCCGCGTAGTTGGACGCTTCGGCATAGGCCGTCATCCCCTCGTTGGCGCGAATGACCTGCAGATGCTGCTGGGGCTGTTCGAAGAACCGGATCACCTGCAAGCCCATGGCCAGCGACCACAAGGTCTCGATGCTGGAATTGCCGATTGGCCCAGGAATTTACTCGCGCCTGGCATACGGCGCATGACTATTCAGGCGGAAACGGCGGGTTCCCGCCCTGCCGCCTGGGGGGTAGGGATAGCGGAGGATGATGCAGCCAGTTGGCGTTGTTATAACCAATCAGACGGCGACGAATGAGAAAGGGCTTGCCATGCTCCTGGAACAGGTTCATAATGCGCCCATTCCAAACGTCGATTTGTATTAAAGTCTTTTTAATCAATCGGTTATCATATAAAGCTTCGAATGGATAAGCTGTTTGGAATATCCACCATACGCGGGAATAGCTCAGTTGGTAGAGCACGACCTTGCCAAGGTCGGGGTCGCGAGTTCGAGTCTCGTTTCCCGCTCCAAATTCTTTTCTGTAGACAGCCACCAAAGTCTGTAGCTCTCTGATTCAACAGGGTAATCGTTCTATTGAGCATCCAGCGAAATCCGCTGAAAACCACCGTCAACCACGCCGACGTAGTACACAAATTAGTACACGAAAATCGGGTGAAAGGCGGATGCGGATTGTTTGCTGAGTCGCTTCCCTGTGCGCGGTACACCTCTCTTCAACCCTGAAGGAGGCATACCCTATGGCGTTAACCGATATTCAGATCCGCACGCTGCATAATGAAATGGCGGCGGTGTGGGTGATGCTGCGCACCGCCGGAGCGCTATCAGGCAGCGGTGCGCTATTACCGGCGACTGGGTTTCAGCAGCCGAGAAGCCTGCGTGCTGGTATCGATGGATTTGGGGCATGGTCAGCAGCATATTAATATTAGTAAGGACTACGTCTAAATCTTGAATCAACTCCTCATCCTGACTGATTAGGCAAACGTGGATGGTTCGAGTCTCTTGCCGTGTAAGCATTGGCTCCCCTCATTGATTATCTCTAAACATATTAATTAGACCCAGGCGATCAAATTGCCTGGTTTGCTGCAACTCCTTCCATCAATGGCATATCAACTACAACATCGGTGCCAAAAAACCGCCTTCCCGCAACTCCAGTTATTCCGGGTATACGACAAGGGAATATCAGGATAGGTCGTTAATTAATTAACAAGCTTTCCTTGTTGTCAGGGGGAATTCACCTGGCCTGTTAATGCTAAAAATATAACGTTATATGTCGAGTGTTTCGCAGTAAAATTCTTATTTTCATTATGCTAATAAATATCCATATTTTTTGCTGGCTGATGTTAATGATAGTTAATATATTTGAAACTTATGCGTTCAATTAGGGGCGGTTTTTTAAGTTTTTTACAAGTCATTGTTTGGTATGTTTTTTTATTTTTTTTAGAGAATATCGATAATCGTTATTCTCTTAAGGAAAAGTAATAATTTGGTGAAATAAATTATTGCGAATGATATTATTTTACTTTTGTATTGTATTAAATGATTTTATATGCCCGTTGTACTTGCAAGCTGCAAATGCGTTCGCTTTCTTCGATTATCGTTTTCCTGAATTCACCCTGCATTTCATCGAATGTGGGAAAAATGGACGGAGGCACGGTATATAATATCGTCCTTTACGTGTATGTTTTTAGCACAGATTAATAGCCGGTTGACCCGCCCCGGTTTTCTTGGAGAGTTTGGAGTCTGTGATTTAAGCTGCCAACGCTTCGCATATCATAAAACATGCGAGGCGTTTTTTATTTCAGACTTATTCGTCGCGCCAGCCCATTGCCGGAGCAACATGTTTTAGAATGGACTCGATAACATGCACGTTGTAATCCACGCCCAACTGATTCGGCACGGTCAGCAATAAAGTATCCGCTTCGGCAATCGCTTCATCCTGTTTCAGCTGTTCGATCAGTTTGTCCGGTTCTGCGGCATAGCTGCGCCCGAAAATCGCGCGGGTTTTCTCGTCAAGGAAACCGACCTTATCGCTGTTGTCACGGCTTGAACCGAAATACATCCGGTCGCGATCATCCATCAGGGCAAAAATGCTGCGGCTGACCGAGACACGCGGCGTACGTGTATGCCCGGCTTCCGCCCAAGCCTCGCGATACGCACGGATCTGTTTTGCCTGCTGAATGTGGAAAGGTTCGCCTGTTTCATCGTCTTTCAGCGTGGAACTTTGCAGGTTCATCCCCAGTTTCGCGGCCCACGCCGCTGTCGCATTCGAACCAGCGCCCCACCAGATACGGTCGCGTAAACCTTCAGAATGAGGCTCAGGGCGCAGCAGGCCCGGCGGGTTCGGGAACATCGGCTGTGGATTGGGTTTCGCAAAGCCTTCTCCACGTAACACGTCCAACAGCACTTCGGTGTGACGGCGCGCCATATCAGACTCATTTTCCCCTTCGGAAGGGACATAGCCGAAATAGCGCCAGCCATCAATCACCTGCTCCGGGGAGCCACGGCTGATACCAAGCTGTAAACGCCCGCCGGAGATCAAATCCGCCGCACCCGCATCCTCCGCCATATACAGCGGGTTTTCATAGCGCATATCGATAACACCTGTACCGATTTCAATACTCCGGGTTTTCGCTCCTATCGCTGCCAGCAGGGGAAAGGGCGAGCTGAGCTGGCGGGCAAAGTGATGCACCCTGAAATAGGCTCCGTCCGCCCCCAGTTCTTCGGCGGCAACTGCCAGATCGATGGATTGCAGCAGTGCGCCAGCGGCCGAACGGGTTCCAGACTGCGGAGACGGCGTCCAGTGACCAAATGACAAAAATCCGATCTTTTTCATGACGTGTTTATCCTGGTTTTCAGGGAAATTAGCAGCAGGCGGGGCAGCGTTCATGATGAAGTAAACCTGTTCCTGCCTTGGATTATCCCTACTTTACGCATTACCAGATGAGTATAAATATCATTTGTTTAACATAATGCATCAAATAAATTGATTGTTTAGCGCGAATTGCGGACATCAACGTCGCCACAAGCGATGAGCAAATGTAGGTTAAAATGTTGAGCGAAGCGGAACTGAGCAAAAGTTCACGAACCCGACTTAATAGCCTCAAAGGAGTATCGAGCAGATTACTGCGTCGCGATCGTCCTGATATAGCCAGTCGGTATGACTACAAGGGGGTTTTGTGGAGCCCGAGTTAATTCGCCAGTAGCCGCGGCGGCGCTCCGATTAATATATTGAGCAGCAAGAAACACCAGGTTATGCTGTTCCCACGTCTCATTGTATTTGAACTCCATTCATGCGATCTGTGTGGCTCACCTGGCAGGGAAAGTCATGCCAGCGCAGCAAACAGGCCGTCGCGGTTGCTGTCACGCCAAATCCCATGGCTATCACTATCTGTCCGTCGCGCAAACGAAAATGCTTTGCCATATCAATAAGGGCGACCGTGTTTAGCGCCGCTCCCAGGCTTCCGTAGCGCGAGAAAGTGGAAAAGATTTTTTTGCTGTCTATTTGCAACGCCTTCGCCGCTGCTTTATGCATCCAGTGAACAGGATCGTAAATATAGTATGCGTCAATATCCGACAGTTGCAAATCAGCAGAACGACAGACGCCGGTGCAACAGTCAACAATCGTTTCTGGCATATGGCTAAGAATATAATCTCCTGAACCGGAGGGCGTCCTGATATAGGATACGTTGTTGTCTGGAGTGCCATCCACATATTCCAGCGCCCGATAACCAGCAGTGGATACCGAATAAGACGCGATGATTTCCGGCCCGTTTCCCTGACCGATGATCATGCTGGCGGCGCCATCGCTGAGTAGTTGCTTTGTCGGGTCATTCTCATGAAAGAAATGAGTATAATTACAGCCGGTCACGACGGCAATTCGCTGATAATTTTCTGATAAAATCAATGAACCAGCAATTTCCATCGCCATACATCCACCACCAGTACCGGCATTGATGCCAATTGAGGGGCACTTCAGGCCCATTCTATTAGCCAGCAGGCCGGATTCCTGCCCCATAATATTATCCGACCATACTTGGCTCAATATAAGAAAGTCGATATCGTCAACAGATAGTCGCGCATATTCTATCGCGTCCCGCAAGCTGTCTTCGAGTAAAATATCAATATCCCGTTTATCGTTAAGGTGCCAGAGATGTGGCGTCCCCGTCTCAAACTGATAGAAGTTGGCGTTTAATTGAGTCGCTGTTTCGTCGTGGTGTTTGATATCAATCCGTTTCTCAGGCAATACGCCAGCGGCGGATAATATGCTGGGTGACTGCGGCATAATATTTAACTCCTAAAGTGACTTAATTGTATTGATCCGATCAAGCAACGGCGGCTGCGCATCTTTATCGATCAGAACATCAATAACAGCAGGAACGCCTCTCATGATGGCTGCACGTAATGAGGTTTCCAACTCGTCCGCCTGTGTGACCCTGACGCCATTTGCGCCCAGGGCCGTTGCAAACAATGAAAAATCAACCAGAGGAATAACACAGTCCAACGGCGGATTGCCTAACAGGCTCAATCCTTGCCGACACATATTATATGCGCCGTCGTTCATTATCAGCCAAATAGCGGGTAACTGATAACGAACAGCGGTGCTGATTTCATTATTCATCAGCATGGAACCATCGCCGATGATACCAAGGGTTGTTTTTCCTGACGCGCTCAGTCCAACGATCCCGCAAGCGTAATGGGCCATGGCGCCCAGCGCGGTACCAACCCGATAGCGGTTCGGTTTTGGAAAATGTAAATATCTGTTGGTCCAAACAAACGTATTTCCCGCGTCTGCGGCGATCAAACAGTCCTGTTCTTCAATGGCTATCTTTTGAACAATCGCCATTACCTGCTGCGGATGAATAACGCCATCCTTGACCGGTATCGGCTCTTGTTGTTCAGGATCCTGTTCTCTGGGGAGAATCTGGGGAGTATGATAAACGGCGGTTTCTTTTACTTTATCATCTACCCCATGCAGGAAATGAGAAATTTCCGTATCAATAATAACGGCATTGGAGGGAAGGTTTTTTTTGATATCCTCATTTCTTAGACCAATATAATAGATATCAACATTGTTCATCTGATTTTGAATATATGAAGAGCTAAGCTCCCCCAGATTCGAACCCAATATAATAACCGTCTTCAACGATGGGTTATTTAGTACCTGCCTGAGTTTTACACTATCTGAACCTAATCCCGTAGTACCAATATAAAGCGCGTGGTTTTCAGGAAAGATGCCTTTTCCCCTTGGCGTGGACATTACCGGGGTATGAGTTTTGATCGCCAGATGGGTTAATATTTCTGCCGCATGAAGACAGCCAAATCCATTCCAGAGGATAGCGCCTCCTGTCGTAAGCGCTTCCGCTATTTTCTGTTGTTTACTTTCAGCGTCGTTGCTATTTTCGTAAGAAATCGAAGCCGGTGTTATGCGTTCTATATTTATTCTGTTATTTTCCTTTAAAATTTCCTTTTGAATAGTTGTAGGTATAAAAATGCCCAGCACATGACCATAAGATATAGTGACATCATTTATAGCTTTTATTGCTTCTATTAATTTTTCCTGTCTGTCAACAAAGACAATACTATCGAAAAAACCGCTGACGCCATCTCCAGCAAGGTCGTTGATATCTTGACGGGTAGTTTGTTGTAATCCCCATTTCCCATTGTGTTCCTCAATGGTGGTTGCTGAAATAAATATTACTTTCGCGCCATCCAGTTTTGCCGTGCGCAATCCAGTCAAGGCATTGGTAATACCTGGCCCGGAAGTGGAAAAAACGACGGAGGGGACATTATTATATAAACTGTACTCTGAGGCTGAAAAAGCGGCGCCGCTTTCATGTCTGCAATGAATAACCTTGATTGAGGATTCCGATAACGCTTCCCACAAAGGTACAATAAATCCACCTGAGACGCCAAAAGCCGCTTCAACACCTGCTTTTTTTAAACTGTAGACTAATTCTTTTATAACTGCCTGCTGTTCTTCTTGGCACATATAGCCTTCCTCATAAAGTGTAAATACTCAAAAACACTTGATATAGAGAAAAGTGTCTTATTCTTTCATTATTACGTGAATGTTATTTTTTCAAGCGATAAAACTATAGCAGATCTATGAAAAAAACCTGAATATTTTAATTAAAGTTAATTTTTCTATTTATATATACTTAATTCATTGCTAACTAAACATGTTGTATTAATAACCCATGATTATTATTTATGCGATCATAATATTCCTTACCACCCTGTCAATTTCTGTTAATTCGACACATCGCGCCTATGCAAACGTAAAGGGGGGCTATTCTCAAGTCTCACGATAAAACGCCAAAATCTTCACGAGACCGCTCAATCTGGTGCATCCGCTCATGCCGAACTGTCATAGGCCATCGTCCGCGCCAGCTCATCATGGATTTTCCTCTGCGCATCACATAGTCCTATAACGCTTAGCGGTTTATCAAAAAATTAACTTTAGTCAGGAGGAAAACTTGTTTTCAGATTTTCCTCCTAGGAATTAATGTAATTGCATTAATTTCAATTGTTATTAATTCATGTGTTCAAATAACGCCTCCCGGACTTCCCCCGCGGGCAGTGAAGCAGAGAAACGGCGGCTTGAGATGGGGGGTGATTATCAGGTGCAATTCAGCGCGCGCGCGGGTTGTATTTTCCCATTAATTTCTTTGGTTGGAGGATATGCCTTGAAAAAGGTGATGTTGTTGTGGTTGGCCGCGCTGTTTTTTTCCCTGTCAACGGTAGGCGCCCGCAGTGCGGTTATTGATGAAAGTTATCCCCAGAAGACCGTGCGTATTGTCGTCCCGGTTGCGGCGGGCGGCAGCGCGGACAAGCTGGCCCGGGTGCTGGCGGAAGAGCTGAGCCGGGTATGGGGGCAGTCGGTGGTGGTGGAAAATGTCCCCGGCGCGGGCGGCGTAATCGGAACGTCTCAGGCGGTTCGCGAGCCGGCGGATGGCTATACCCTGCTGCTGCGCGGCGAGTCGGCGGTGCTGCCCACCCTGTTGCTGCCGAATCCCGGTTACCAGCTTGACGATCTGACCGGCGTGGTACAGGCGGCGGTCAATCCGCAAATTCTGGTGGTGCGTCCCGGTTTGGGCATTTCCACCCTGAAAGAGTACATCGACCTTGCCAAAACAAGGCCGGGAGAGATTACGGTGGGGCTGCCGGGTAATGCCGGCATCGCCCATATCGCTCATGAGCAGTTCAATCGTCAGGCGGATATCAAGGTGAATTTTATCCCTTATTCCGGCGGCGCGCCGGCGGCGGTCGACGTTATCGGCGAGCATATTGACGCTACTCTGATCACCCTGGCGGCGGTGACGGAATATGTCCGCGCAGGTCGTCTGGTGCCCATCGCCGTCACCACCTCCTATCGCTCTCCCGCACTGCCCGACGTCCCGACGTTTTCCGAGTCCGGCTTGCCCGGCTTCTCGGTGGAGAGCTGGCAAGGGCTGCTGGCGCCGGCCGGCACGCCGGACGGGGTGAAAAACAAAATCAATCGCGATGTGCAGGCGCTGCTGAACACGCCGCAGATCAAGGAACGCGTTGAAAACCTTGGCTTCGGCATTGCAAAGCCGCATACGCCCGCAGACGTGGACGCCATACTGCAAGAGCAGGGCAGTGCGTATGCGGAAATCATCAGGTCCGCCGGCATCAAGCTGCAATAAACACATAAAGGCGTTAATGCCATGCGCATCGTCGATCACAAGAGTTTTCTGACCGGGGTATTTTATAGCGTTGTCGGCGCAGGCGGCGTCGGCTACAGCAGCCTTTATTCTCTAGGGAACCTGGCCCGTATCGGGCCGGGGTATTTTCCGCTGGCGCTGAGCGCGTTGCTGCTGCTGCTGGGGGGGATTATCAGCCTGCGCTCCGTCAGGCTGAGCAAGCCGGACGTGGGGAAAAGCCCGCGGCGCGCGCCGGTATTCGACTGGCGCGGCGATATTTTTATCCTGCTGTGGATCCTCGCGTCCGTCCTGATGTTCGCTTTTTTG comes from Brenneria nigrifluens DSM 30175 = ATCC 13028 and encodes:
- a CDS encoding Bug family tripartite tricarboxylate transporter substrate binding protein, coding for MMLLWLAALFFSLSTVGARSAVIDESYPQKTVRIVVPVAAGGSADKLARVLAEELSRVWGQSVVVENVPGAGGVIGTSQAVREPADGYTLLLRGESAVLPTLLLPNPGYQLDDLTGVVQAAVNPQILVVRPGLGISTLKEYIDLAKTRPGEITVGLPGNAGIAHIAHEQFNRQADIKVNFIPYSGGAPAAVDVIGEHIDATLITLAAVTEYVRAGRLVPIAVTTSYRSPALPDVPTFSESGLPGFSVESWQGLLAPAGTPDGVKNKINRDVQALLNTPQIKERVENLGFGIAKPHTPADVDAILQEQGSAYAEIIRSAGIKLQ
- a CDS encoding tripartite tricarboxylate transporter TctB family protein — encoded protein: MRIVDHKSFLTGVFYSVVGAGGVGYSSLYSLGNLARIGPGYFPLALSALLLLLGGIISLRSVRLSKPDVGKSPRRAPVFDWRGDIFILLWILASVLMFAFLLPTLGLVLAIPLLVILLGLASHNRHYRQILLNAFFITLLSLAVFIYGLGLLLPLWPRLPGGA
- the asd gene encoding archaetidylserine decarboxylase (Phosphatidylserine decarboxylase is synthesized as a single chain precursor. Generation of the pyruvoyl active site from a Ser is coupled to cleavage of a Gly-Ser bond between the larger (beta) and smaller (alpha chains). It is an integral membrane protein.), whose translation is MLDRIKIKLQYWLPKIWLTRLAGWGADKPAGKLTKLAIDLFVRYYKVNMQEAQQPDTAAYRTFNEFFVRPLRPDVRPVDAHAQRLVQPADGVLSQLGAIADGKLIQAKNHHYSLEALLAGNYVMADLFRDGLFATTYLSPRDYHRVHMPCDGVLREMIYVPGDLFSVNLLTAQNVPNLFARNERLICLFDTEFGPLAQILVGATIVGSIETVWAGVATPPREGIIKRRTYPQAGEEGAVALAKGQEMGRFKLGSTVINLFSSSRIQFSAHLGCLSVTRVGEPFAQVRDNERTDDAIEETSAPLASPDADTNAGATDHPG
- the rsgA gene encoding small ribosomal subunit biogenesis GTPase RsgA, whose translation is MSKKKLSKGQQRRVSANHQRRLKHSESKIEWEDSQLGEAQEGIIISRFGMHADVEAANGVVHRCNIRRTIKSLVTGDRVVWRAGNETLSGISGIVEAVHPRRSVLTRPDFYDGVKPIAANIDQIVIVSAILPELSLNIIDRYLVACETLEVEPLIVLNKIDLLDDEARRFVDGLMDIYRALNYPVIMVSSHTQQGIIELEQALTGRISIFAGQSGVGKSSLLNALLALEEERILVNEVSDNSGLGQHTTTAARLYHFPHGGDVIDSPGVREFGLWHLDPDQITQGFIEFRQYIGSCKFRDCRHENDPGCAINAALERGEIAAERFDNYHRILESMAQVKTRKTFSDTDN
- the orn gene encoding oligoribonuclease; protein product: MVDENNLIWIDLEMTGLDPERDRIIEIATLVTDANLNVLAEGPVLAVHQPDSQLALMDDWNVRTHGASGLIDRVKASKVDDRAAELETLAFLQKWVPAGKSPICGNSIGQDRRFLFRYMPELEAYFHYRYLDVSTLKELARRWKPEILAGFKKQGTHQAMDDIRESLAELAYYREHFIQL
- a CDS encoding 3-oxoacyl-ACP synthase III family protein; translation: MPQSPSILSAAGVLPEKRIDIKHHDETATQLNANFYQFETGTPHLWHLNDKRDIDILLEDSLRDAIEYARLSVDDIDFLILSQVWSDNIMGQESGLLANRMGLKCPSIGINAGTGGGCMAMEIAGSLILSENYQRIAVVTGCNYTHFFHENDPTKQLLSDGAASMIIGQGNGPEIIASYSVSTAGYRALEYVDGTPDNNVSYIRTPSGSGDYILSHMPETIVDCCTGVCRSADLQLSDIDAYYIYDPVHWMHKAAAKALQIDSKKIFSTFSRYGSLGAALNTVALIDMAKHFRLRDGQIVIAMGFGVTATATACLLRWHDFPCQVSHTDRMNGVQIQ
- a CDS encoding thiamine pyrophosphate-binding protein, with the translated sequence MCQEEQQAVIKELVYSLKKAGVEAAFGVSGGFIVPLWEALSESSIKVIHCRHESGAAFSASEYSLYNNVPSVVFSTSGPGITNALTGLRTAKLDGAKVIFISATTIEEHNGKWGLQQTTRQDINDLAGDGVSGFFDSIVFVDRQEKLIEAIKAINDVTISYGHVLGIFIPTTIQKEILKENNRINIERITPASISYENSNDAESKQQKIAEALTTGGAILWNGFGCLHAAEILTHLAIKTHTPVMSTPRGKGIFPENHALYIGTTGLGSDSVKLRQVLNNPSLKTVIILGSNLGELSSSYIQNQMNNVDIYYIGLRNEDIKKNLPSNAVIIDTEISHFLHGVDDKVKETAVYHTPQILPREQDPEQQEPIPVKDGVIHPQQVMAIVQKIAIEEQDCLIAADAGNTFVWTNRYLHFPKPNRYRVGTALGAMAHYACGIVGLSASGKTTLGIIGDGSMLMNNEISTAVRYQLPAIWLIMNDGAYNMCRQGLSLLGNPPLDCVIPLVDFSLFATALGANGVRVTQADELETSLRAAIMRGVPAVIDVLIDKDAQPPLLDRINTIKSL
- a CDS encoding LLM class flavin-dependent oxidoreductase, translating into MKKIGFLSFGHWTPSPQSGTRSAAGALLQSIDLAVAAEELGADGAYFRVHHFARQLSSPFPLLAAIGAKTRSIEIGTGVIDMRYENPLYMAEDAGAADLISGGRLQLGISRGSPEQVIDGWRYFGYVPSEGENESDMARRHTEVLLDVLRGEGFAKPNPQPMFPNPPGLLRPEPHSEGLRDRIWWGAGSNATAAWAAKLGMNLQSSTLKDDETGEPFHIQQAKQIRAYREAWAEAGHTRTPRVSVSRSIFALMDDRDRMYFGSSRDNSDKVGFLDEKTRAIFGRSYAAEPDKLIEQLKQDEAIAEADTLLLTVPNQLGVDYNVHVIESILKHVAPAMGWRDE